Genomic segment of Eupeodes corollae chromosome 2, idEupCoro1.1, whole genome shotgun sequence:
TGCCTATAGACGGTGGAAACTCTTTCGTCTTGACAgcttttaccaaaaatgtaccTCTTTTCGCAACAAAACTGTTCAAAAAGTTCGTAGGGCAAAGTCCGCTTTGTGTGCAACTCTCATCAACGCGTCTTTAGgaagtaagcaaatttggaaaaatttaaagaatatcCTATCCTATGCTATAGGCCTTGATAATATGCACccttcgtttttgaaaattattttaccaaCGCTCTTGCCTGTTATTACCCATATTTTTAATGTCCATCTTGATACAAAATGAATTCCCAACACAATTTAAAAGGGCAAAAGTTTTACCcattccaaaaacttcaaaaagagaCGAATTTAGGCcaatctcatttttattaaaagttttttagaaaattatacaaaaacaaatgaattagTTTCTTAATCTGTTCAGTCTATTAACCCCCAAGCAATcagactttcgaaaaaaaaacagttgcatTACAGCTTTGTTAAATGTCTCGGAagataaagggtgtcccaaaattatcgcaagatttgaattaaatagaaaacgccgttttaagtcttttgatagttatatttttattgattcgtaaagtacataggataggattatgtatggaataacacatcggacaaatggcctccaccgctttgcatgcacatgcgcactcttttgttgaaattttccatgaccattctgcataattgtggctgaatttcgttgatgcagcgttgaatctcctcctttaatacACGGGTTGTTGTGgtcttgttgacatagacttgtgatttcaaataaccccataaatagaagtctaatggtgttaaatcacacgatctaggaggccaattttgatcaccgaaacgagagagtacacgacctggaaatgtctcatgcagtaattgaattgtttcacgggctgtatgacatgcggcaccgtcttgttgaaagcacatattggacacatcaatatcatccaattttggcagaaagaactgtgtaatcatgtcgcgatatcgagcaccagtaacagtcactgcttgaccagcatcattttcaaaaaaaaatttggcccaattatgcctaaatcacaaacacgcttcagcttcggcttcgtctgcgttacgctgggcttgcttcgaggttgctttgattgacatttctattatttcatccctccaaagagcaaatattttgtttgttgacatttttgtacagctgttgagctgtcagacaaaacaaatgttcagataattgaactagagctttcgttcggagtcacattacgttacattacgttcttttccttacgattgtcaaacgaaacgtgaggtcgaagctccattgtgatagcatgcattgaattcctatggctgaactcgtaaacgtcaggcgaagccgaagctgaagcgtgtttgtgtttcagccattatgcctccagcccaaaatccacaccatacagtcacgcgttgtgtatggatttgtttttcgacaatgaCCTGTgtgttctccgaaccccaaatgcggcaattttggcgattgacaaagccatcaagatgaaattgtgcttcatcgcttaggatgattttgctcgaaaaatcagggtccatttgttgatgttcaataatccattcaacgaactctcttctctgtccatgttcattaggctttaattgttgtgttaattgaattttgtaagcatgaagacacagatctttggtgagtatacgctgtagagaggttcttgaaatttgcaattcttgtccacgacgtcgaattgaggttcctggattgtcagcaacactctcacgcactgcttcgacattcacatttgaacggcttgtttttggacgaccagtgtgtttggcgtctccaacggatccagtctccatgaatttttcaattaatctcttcacagttgacaaagttaaaacactattccgaccatattttgtatgaaattttcgaactgcagccgccaagctttttttgaaatattctttaataatgaagacacgttgttctatcgtgtaacgctccaattttaaaaaccctatactgttagctgtcaaattgctttttttcagggttgccaacacttcactgcacaaatggcggcaaattcaaatcttgcgttaattttgggacaccctttatattaaaactactaaagttttaaatttgtgaaataaaacaacCTTAAAAATATGTCATTTCAGTTATAACTTACGATATCCATTTTTTGAAGCTTGGTCTGTGGAGTTCCTTAGTATAAGCTCGGTTCAGTTCCAAATAAGGAGgtgacaaagaaaaataaaacacatataattcAATGTCATGGCCAAGAAATTAGCTTTATCATAAATATAAGGGTCCGTCCTCATGTTTTAGAAATGATTTAGGGGCAAATGACTGGCGCagttaattttagtaaaattttgcatCAATTGTAAccgtatgtcagcaataacgcGCCGAACATTCTCTTCCAAGGCGTCATTCGACTTAGAATTACGTATCTGCATAGACAAACGACTTCAAATAACCCTTTAAAAATAGTCAATCGGAGAGGTCAAGACATCCACTGACAACTAGATTACTTTGATTGGTTTGGTGTATCGCTCCAAACGTGCATAAATGTTCACGATTTGAAAAACGGTTTTCAGGAGTAGTTCTATTCATTATGAAATTGATAATTTaaactgagcataaataaagTGACAGCTATCAAAAAGACCTcctccaaaaaaaaaggataaccagattgaaaaccacacgtctaaaaaatcCACCCGgtgtaatacaaatttttatgaaattatcaTAGGTGATAGGAGGGGTAACAAGAGAATATGATTTATTGGGAATTTAAAGCCAAGTTTGCAGAGCTCAATCTtttgagagatttaaatttcattgcGCCAAGACTTTTTTATGAAAGTCAATTTTCAACCTTTTTCATTCGCCataacaatcaatttttttactgcCCAAATCCAAAAACGCCGTAAGCTATTATATTGTGATAGGAAAATTGTAGAGAATTTAACTATGCGAAGACGACATTATCATGACGGGCATGGGGTGTTCTTTTTTTCTGGGCTTACTTAAATCGCATAAGTTTTGTGGGATTAAAATCCGACGGTTGATCAATGAAATAGCTGATACCACTGAAATCTAACAGAATAATTCTAAGTGAACTCTcactgttaaaaaatatttgaaatttgtttatctATGAAATTAAAATCGATGGATCGATGAGGCGTTAATTAAACTCGAGTAAGGTTATCGACTTGACTAATCAGAGTCAAtgattctacaaaaaaaaaggaaattaactctgattaatttttggaataaaatcaaACTAATGATTCTGCAAACATTTAGTCACGTTTGATTGAGTCTTGTAAAGAACTTACTTAAATAGAATAAATGTTCCAACTCTTAAGGTTATGGTTGAAAGATTTactatgaattttgttttaatcaagaACCAATCGTTATAAATGCTACCTCCTACCTATATTTCAATAACacttaaaaattgtcaatttattctaaggatttttttctcttaatgttgatggtaaaaaaaactacactaATTCACTGTCCAAACTAAAACAAAGCACTTTATTCAGCAGTTAAcctctttcatatttttttgcatttgcGCTGCAGAAAATAAGctgcatttaaaaaatccattatCGCTTTTCTTATTCCAAAACGTTAACACGAACATTATAAGCACATTTTTCTAATCACTGCATGCACGGATCCTTTcatgatttttaactttaaaagctTTGATAAATCATATCATAGTTTAATCATTCCTTTCAAACATTATTCCTTATAACTTCAGGAAAAATTCAGGcagttttgttttcgttttaaagcttgatttaagtttttttaaacacaaataatgtttttttaacttttaactttttttcctcTTACCACTTTACTCTCCACAAATATCCCTTATCATACAGAACacaaataaaatcactttttattgaaactttactaaaaatgttatattttttaactttcagaACGGATATTGAGACAGAACCGAACACAGCCAATACCTATTTACCTTCGCAGCCTCTCAAAGATAACTCAAATATACGTAtcataaaaattgtcaattcagaGACAACTCATACATCAGTAggtaaattataaacaaaacaaaataatttaattttcttgtatattaataagtttttatttaacagaaaactcATTAGGAGAAACAAAAactcaacagcaacaacagcaggaTCAACAAatccaacaacagcaacaacaaaccCAGCAACCGCAGCAATCACAACTTAATCAGAAAACACCAGAGAGACCTCTAAAGTGTCTGGAAACGTTGGCGCAAAAGGCTGGAATAACATTTGATGAAAAATACGATTTGCCACCAACAACATCCCAGCAgcaacaaccacaacaacagcagcaacaacaacagcagcaacaacaacaactgcagcagcagcagcaacaccaacaacaacagcatcatcatcaacaacaacagcaacatcttcaacaacaacaacaacataatcatcatcatcaacagacTATCATTACGATGGAAAAATCTCAGAGCCCAGCCCAAGTCTCGGGACCCCTTCAAATATCACCCGAGCAGTTGCAGCAATTACAACAGCTGCAACTACAGCATGCCTCTTCGTTCATCCAAGTCAAACAAGAATTTCCCACCCACAATAATTCCGAGTTGAAACATCAAATGATGGAACAAGCCAGCCAAGGACAGATGCAACAAATGCAAGTCATAGAGGGATCACCCAGCAGTCCGCATCAGCCTCCGTCCTCGATGGCAAATCAGCAACATTCTACTACAATAAGTACAATGTCACCGATGCAGCTTTCAGCCGGACAAGTGTCTGATTGGGGGCATGGTCGCACTGTTCAACTGATGCAGCCATCACTATCCAATTCGGGCTTTCTTCAGCAACTCTATCCACCCCAGGTGCTGATGTCCGGTAGCTTGATACATTCGGGATTGGGCCAACAGCCGATTCAACTGATTGCAGCAAGTAAGCCCTTCCCAGGTGGTGGCCCCCAAATGATAACTGCCACCGCCCAGAATAAACAAATGCTGGGCGGTAATACTGGTTTCAGTGGAACCTACATGCCGGCTAGCCAATCACCTCAGACACTGCTTTTTAGCCCTGTCAATGTTATCAGTTCACAGccgcagcaacaacaacaaaatataatacaaacaaTGACGACACAGGGCAATAAACAACAGCAGCAAGATGGACAGAAAAATTTGCAACAGAAAGTTGTGCAAAAAGTGACTACAACTAATTCTGTACAAGGAGGACAAGGCATGACTGGACAGGGCAACGGAAACCAACAGTCTTCCCAACAATGTGTTCAAGTATCGCAGCCAATGTCAACGACACAGATAATTGGGCCATTGCATCATGCCGGAGGTCAACAAATGCAAATAGCCGCCCCTTGGATGCAAAGCATGCCACCCTACACATGGAGCAATGGCCTTCAACAACCTGCCCTGCTGGCACAGAATCCGATAATAATTCGGGGCACTCAGCCAGACGGCACACAGGGAATGTTTATCCAGCAACCAACAACGCACCAGACAATACAAACTCAACAACCCAATCGTAAGTTtagaattttcgaatttttcttttttgcataaAGCCCACCCTgactttttccaattttggaatgtagtttttttgaatatacttaaatatcaaaataaaaaaacaattttaattattttacagaAACCCTAACACTTCAATGTAATGTTACTCAAACTCAAAACAAacccaaacaacaacaacagcagcaaacaACTCAAAgccagcaacaacagcaacaacaacaacaccaacaacaagtGCAAAGGGCCCAACAGATCCTACCACAAAATGGTCCACAAATACGGCCAGCTAGTTCGGTATCCACTCAAACTGCACAAAATCAAAACCTTATCAAGCAAAAGATACGAAACAAACAACAGCCCGTTCGACCAGCATTGCCGGCAATGAAAACAGAAGTAGGCACCCAGAATAAGACTACCGGCATGCATCAGCTCGCACCACAGCAGATGCATCAAGTTGTTACTTCAGCGGGCAATAAGTATGTTCAAGACTGTTAGGAAATATTAGCAAAATTGTCAactaatttgtatgttttttttcagaatggTTGTGATGAGCGGTACAccaataacaatacaaaatggACAGACATTGGCACAGGCTGCTCAACAACAAGCTGCACAACAGCAAGTCGATAAACAACAGCAATTGCAGATGCAGCAAAtcaagcagcaacaacaacagcagcaacagcagcagcagcaacaagcTCTTCTCCAACAACAGTTGATTATGCAACAGAACTCAAATCAGCAATTACTTCAACAACAAATTGCCCAGCAAATTCAactgcaacagcagcagcaacaagtGCAATCGGGCCAACAGCAAATCCAACTACAAGTATCCCAGCCCTATATaacacagcaacaacaacagcaacaaattcAAAACCAGTTGATacagcaacaacaccaacaacagcttcagcagcaacaacaacagcagcagcaacaacagcaacagcaacgaGAGCAGCATTCGGCGGGAATAATTCATCAAATTGTTGTTCAACAGTCCCCGAattctcaacaacaacaacagcagcagcaacaacaacaaacacaacaacagcagcagcagcaacaacaacaagcccagcaccaacaacagcaacaacaccaacaacaagtTCAAGCTGCACACCAACATCAGCAGTCTCAAGCTGCGCACCAGCAAgctcagcagcagcaacaacaacaagctcagcagcaacaacaacaagctcagcaacaacagcaacagcaggctcagcagcagcaacaacaggctcagcagcagcagcaacaacaagcTCAGCAACAACATGCACAGCAGCAGCTAGCACAACAACAAGCGCAACAACAAGCCCAACAACAAGCCCAGCAACAAGCTCAACAGCAACATCACGCAAACGTTCAACAGCAGATTACAGCAGTACCCTTTTCAGTGTCATCGTCGACATCTAATAATGTCCAACATGTTACGTACCAATCCAAGACGACGTCCTTGCCATCAACTGCAGTTGTAACAATTTCCACCCAAGCCGGACCCGTTGTCTCGAGTACAGTGGGCTTAGCCCAGACATCTCCAATGTCTGTGAATGCAATGTCAACATCACTTCAATCTGGCATGGTAGTTACCAGTGTTCCATCGCCATCACATCAGCAAATTGCCACATCTCCATCGCAGAATCCGATTCTTGCAATGGCATCCATGAATCCCAGCCTAATGCCATCTGCAGTTGCATCAGCAACATCTGGTCTTTCATCGCCCATTCCACCCAGTACACCAACAAAACAATCCTCGCCAACTGGTGCAGAATCCTCCAAGACACCACAACATCAAACTAACGGTAGTTCACCGTCCACACCTAGTACAACACAATCTACTACTACCCATACCGATGCTGCAACACAACTAAGTACACCACAAAGTAGCGCTGTTGAAAGTAAAGAGGGCGTCAAAGATGAACTATTAAAATCTCCTGTGAATAGCGAAGCCCTAAACGCAGCGCCTGCTGAATCGGTTAATGGCGAATCTATTCCAATGGATACAACACCATCGATACAACCTGGCGAGAAAACACCTACGAAAGCTTCTGCAGGTAAGActatcttttgattttattgtgtgTTCAATTTATGGCTAGAGTTAGAGTAGCTCACTTTTATCAAAGAAGTAAGTCAATTTTTCTAAAGGTTTCAACCTATCCTTGAGACTAAAGTTATATCTACGTTGTTCCATTCttgatgtttgttttaaaacgttcacttttgaatttcaataaatcTTTATTGGATTTCAGGCAGCTCTGTTCCAAGTTCACTGTCTTAAGTTTCTCACAATAAGTTAGGTTAATCGGTTTTGGTGATTTGTCTATTTTCTCGACTATGCATTCAAGCAAGActccttaaaaaaaagaccTTAGCTCAGCCTTGCTGAAACTTTGGAGTAGTCCTTAAAGACTGTTGTCGATGAGTTAAACACCTTATTTTGAGGTGTGGCAACTTCGTTATCTGACGCTTAAGCATTTTTTCGAAGGACAGAACTTTTTTGTTAATCGTTTTTCAGCCGTTCTTGTTGAAAGGCTTTGCGTTATTTAGCTTGGGGTtagattcaaatatcttctaGTAGTTTAgagtaatttaaatgtttaaaactccATATAACAAAGAAACTGCctcaaaatgtaaattattcCTTACTAATTCAtcattttttctgtttaaattttagGCATGAAATCTCCAAGTGTCAACGATAAGAAACAAGACACTGATTTAACTAAACCACAGCCAACAACACCAGATGAAACTGTTACAACAAAATCAACTCCAGTTAACACACCGAAAGCTGCTGCCGGAGCGACTACAATCAAAGCCGAGAAAGATCTACCCAAAGCAATGATCAAACCGAATGTTCTAACTCACGTCATCGAAGGTTTTATAATTCAGGAGGCTAATGAACCGTTTGCAGTAACACGTCAACGATACTCAGACAAGGATCAATCTGACGAACCTccaagtaagtttttttttttactcctaTTCATCATGAATATGctctaaatttatttaatttttatttattttttttagaaaaaaaacaagctaTGGAAGAGTCTATCCAATCGTCAAACTGTCTTCCAGCAGATATGATCGAATGCGAAACTTGCGGCAAGCCCGAACACAAATCCAAGCTGAAAAAGAAACGTTTCTGTTCACCAAACTGTGCCAGACAACGAAAGTCATCACTCAGCGAACAAAATTCCGATGTTGCTTCAATGCCAGCCTTGCCCAG
This window contains:
- the LOC129948280 gene encoding polyhomeotic-proximal chromatin protein-like, with product MMDRRAYKFISKRTDIETEPNTANTYLPSQPLKDNSNIRIIKIVNSETTHTSVENSLGETKTQQQQQQDQQIQQQQQQTQQPQQSQLNQKTPERPLKCLETLAQKAGITFDEKYDLPPTTSQQQQPQQQQQQQQQQQQQLQQQQQHQQQQHHHQQQQQHLQQQQQHNHHHQQTIITMEKSQSPAQVSGPLQISPEQLQQLQQLQLQHASSFIQVKQEFPTHNNSELKHQMMEQASQGQMQQMQVIEGSPSSPHQPPSSMANQQHSTTISTMSPMQLSAGQVSDWGHGRTVQLMQPSLSNSGFLQQLYPPQVLMSGSLIHSGLGQQPIQLIAASKPFPGGGPQMITATAQNKQMLGGNTGFSGTYMPASQSPQTLLFSPVNVISSQPQQQQQNIIQTMTTQGNKQQQQDGQKNLQQKVVQKVTTTNSVQGGQGMTGQGNGNQQSSQQCVQVSQPMSTTQIIGPLHHAGGQQMQIAAPWMQSMPPYTWSNGLQQPALLAQNPIIIRGTQPDGTQGMFIQQPTTHQTIQTQQPNQTLTLQCNVTQTQNKPKQQQQQQTTQSQQQQQQQQHQQQVQRAQQILPQNGPQIRPASSVSTQTAQNQNLIKQKIRNKQQPVRPALPAMKTEVGTQNKTTGMHQLAPQQMHQVVTSAGNKMVVMSGTPITIQNGQTLAQAAQQQAAQQQVDKQQQLQMQQIKQQQQQQQQQQQQQALLQQQLIMQQNSNQQLLQQQIAQQIQLQQQQQQVQSGQQQIQLQVSQPYITQQQQQQQIQNQLIQQQHQQQLQQQQQQQQQQQQQQREQHSAGIIHQIVVQQSPNSQQQQQQQQQQQTQQQQQQQQQQAQHQQQQQHQQQVQAAHQHQQSQAAHQQAQQQQQQQAQQQQQQAQQQQQQQAQQQQQQAQQQQQQQAQQQHAQQQLAQQQAQQQAQQQAQQQAQQQHHANVQQQITAVPFSVSSSTSNNVQHVTYQSKTTSLPSTAVVTISTQAGPVVSSTVGLAQTSPMSVNAMSTSLQSGMVVTSVPSPSHQQIATSPSQNPILAMASMNPSLMPSAVASATSGLSSPIPPSTPTKQSSPTGAESSKTPQHQTNGSSPSTPSTTQSTTTHTDAATQLSTPQSSAVESKEGVKDELLKSPVNSEALNAAPAESVNGESIPMDTTPSIQPGEKTPTKASAGMKSPSVNDKKQDTDLTKPQPTTPDETVTTKSTPVNTPKAAAGATTIKAEKDLPKAMIKPNVLTHVIEGFIIQEANEPFAVTRQRYSDKDQSDEPPKKKQAMEESIQSSNCLPADMIECETCGKPEHKSKLKKKRFCSPNCARQRKSSLSEQNSDVASMPALPSPNSELNTSVKLGIECAPSVEKPLPMEISYPIPNNAVTPTVSALEAAAAEEPPQMVNWTVSDVCEFIKSLPGCSDYVDDFEQQEIDGQALLLLKENHLVNAMGMKLGPALKIVAKVESMKETTGAEKEQQ